One region of Brassica napus cultivar Da-Ae chromosome A10, Da-Ae, whole genome shotgun sequence genomic DNA includes:
- the LOC106372099 gene encoding probable glucuronokinase 2: protein MDPNPEPASSGDENNNAVLEHRSFARIGFLGNPSDVYFGRTISFTIGNFWASAKLEPSDHLLIKPHPYHDLVRFDSLDNLVCRLNSEGYYGGVRLLMAICKVFRSYCKDNDIHLHDRNFTLSYDTNIPRQTGLSGSSAIVSATLSCLLDFYSVRHLIRIEVRPNLILNAEKELGIVAGLQDRVAQVYGGGLVHMDFSKEHMDRVGYGIYTIMDINLLPPLHLIYTENPSDSGKVHSTVRRKWLDGDEFIISSMAEIAKLAEEGRTALLNKDYTKLKLLMNRNFDLRRSIFGDECLGAVNIEMVEVARKIGAAAKFTGSGGAVVAFCPDGPSQVKLLKEECKKAGFIVEPVKLVPTRLNNSDLKTLSKP, encoded by the exons ATGGATCCAAATCCGGAACCGGCGAGTTCCGGTGACGAAAACAACAATGCTGTGTTGGAGCATAGATCGTTCGCTAGAATAGGGTTTCTGGGAAACCCTAGCGATGTTTACTTCGGCCGCACGATATCCTTTACCATCGGCAATTTTTGGGCGTCGGCTAAACTAGAGCCATCCGACCATCTCTTGATCAAGCCTCATCCTTACCATGACCTTGTCCGCTTCGACTCTCTCGATAATCTC GTTTGTCGATTGAACAGTGAAGGGTACTACGGAGGTGTAAGGTTACTAATGGCAATATGTAAAGTATTCCGCAGCTATTGCAAAGATAATGACATTCATCTTCATGACAGAAACTTCACTCTATCTTATGATACCAATATCCCCAGACAG ACGGGGCTTTCGGGTTCTAGTGCAATTGTATCTGCTACTCTCAGCTGCCTACTTGATTTCTACAGTGTCAGGCATTTAATAAGGATAGAAGTTAGACCTAACCTTATTCTTAATGCCGAAAAAGAACTTGGtattgttgcaggtcttcaagaCCGTGTTGCTCAAGTCTATGGTGGTGGTCTTGTTCACATG GATTTTAGTAAGGAGCATATGGATAGAGTTGGTTATGGAATTTACACTATAATGGATATCAACCTTCTTCCTCCTCTGCATCTCATCTATACTGAGAATCCTAGTGACTCTGGGAAG GTTCATAGCACGGTTCGTAGAAAGTGGTTAGATGGTGATGAGTTCATAATATCATCAATGGCAGAAATTGCAAAACTAGCAGAAGAAGGTCGAACTGCATTACTAAATAAAGATTACACCAAGCTCAAACTACTCATGAACCGTAACTTCGACCTTCGAAG gAGTATCTTTGGAGATGAATGTTTGGGAGCTGTGAACATAGAAATGGTGGAAGTGGCACGTAAGATCGGTGCAGCTGCAAAGTTCACTGGAAGCGGGGGAGCTGTGGTGGCTTTCTGCCCTGACGGGCCATCTCAGGTCAAACTCCTCAAAGAAGAATGTAAGAAAGCTGGATTCATTGTTGAGCCGGTAAAGCTTGTCCCTACGCGTCTCAACAATTCTGATCTAAAGACTTTATCGAAGCCCTGA
- the LOC106372098 gene encoding GDSL esterase/lipase At5g14450: protein MKSGLERARFMVSSAVSTWLLLCLLTVTTAAPVQRTCTFPAIYNFGDSNSDTGGISAAFEPIRAPYGQGFFHKPAGRDSDGRLTIDFIAERVGLPYLSAYLNSLGSNFRHGANFATGGSTIRRQNETIFQYGISPFSLDMQIAQFDQFKSRSAELFSQIKIRSEREKLPRQEEFAKALYTFDIGQNDLSVGFRTMSVDQLKATIPDIVSHLASAVRNIYQQGGRTFWIHNTGPFGCLPVNMFYMGTPAPGYLDKSGCVKAQNEMAMEFNRKLKETVINLRKELTRAAITYVDVYSAKYEMMSNPKRLGFANPLKVCCGYHEKYDHIWCGTKGKVNNTEIYGAPCRNPGSAVSWDGVHYTEAANKHVADRTLSGLLTDPPVPITRACYRQ, encoded by the exons ATGAAGAGCGGTCTTGAAAGGGCACGGTTTATGGTATCTTCTGCTGTCTCTACATGGCTTCTTCTCTGTCTCCTAACAGTGACAACAGCTGCTCCAGTTCAGCGTACGTGTACGTTTCCAGCGATTTACAACTTCGGAGACTCTAACTCCGACACTGGAGGAATCTCCGCCGCTTTCGAGCCCATTAGAGCTCCTTACGGTCAAGGTTTCTTCCACAAACCCGCTGGACGAGACTCAGATGGTCGCCTCACCATTGATTTCAtag CTGAGCGTGTGGGACTACCGTACTTGAGCGCATACCTAAACTCGCTAGGATCGAACTTCAGACATGGAGCTAACTTTGCAACAGGTGGATCAACAATAAGAAGACAGAACGAAACTATCTTTCAATATGGGATCAGCCCGTTCTCTCTCGATATGCAGATTGCTCAGTTTGATCAGTTCAAATCAAGATCTGCAGAGCTGTTCTCACAAA TTAAGATTAGATCTGAAAGAGAGAAGCTTCCAAGACAGGAAGAGTTTGCAAAGGCTCTGTATACTTTTGATATTGGGCAGAATGATCTCTCTGTCGGTTTCAGGACAATGAGCGTCGATCAACTCAAGGCGACAATACCAGACATTGTCAGCCACTTAGCCTCTGCTGTTCGG AACATATATCAGCAAGGAGGAAGAACATTTTGGATACACAACACAGGCCCTTTCGGTTGTCTACCAGTAAACATGTTTTACATGGGCACTCCTGCGCCTGGCTACTTGGACAAATCCGGCTGCGTGAAGGCACAGAACGAAATGGCGATGGAGTTCAACAGAAAGCTCAAGGAAACAGTCATTAACCTAAGAAAAGAACTCACCAGAGCAGCCATCACTTATGTTGATGTCTACTCAGCCAAATACGAAATGATGAGCAATCCTAAGAGACTAG GATTTGCAAATCCATTGAAGGTATGTTGCGGCTACCATGAGAAGTATGACCACATCTGGTGCGGAACTAAAGGGAAAGTGAACAATACCGAAATCTACGGTGCCCCATGCCGTAACCCGGGATCGGCTGTGAGCTGGGATGGAGTTCACTACACCGAAGCTGCAAACAAGCATGTGGCTGACCGTACTCTTAGCGGATTGCTCACAGACCCTCCAGTTCCAATAACTCGAGCTTGTTATAGACAGTGA
- the LOC106372094 gene encoding E3 ubiquitin-protein ligase RGLG2 codes for MGTGNSKENWRQESSSSSRSASSPSAASSSSWASHQSYPQYGPDSYTYPPTPSYAPPPPEYTHPPPSPSYTTQPYSQPPPSQSFGNNKKRLERKYSKISDEYSSLEQVTEALAGAGLESSNLIVGIDFTKSNEWTGARSFNRKSLHFIGNSPNPYEQAITIIGRTLAAFDEDNLIPCYGFGDASTHDQDVFSFNPDDRFCNGFEEVLGRYKEIVPQLKLAGPTSFAPIIDMAMTIVEQSGGQYHVLVIIADGQVTRSVDTENGQLSPQEQKTVDAIVQASKLPLSIVLVGVGDGPWDMMREFDDNIPSRAFDNFQFVNFTEIMSKNKAQSFKETEFALSALMEIPQQYKATLELNLLGRRNGYIPERFPLPPPMHGGYNKPKATPRVSSFNPSVPPYPTESYPVRSSPAPPATTTSASDNQLCPICLSNPKDMAFGCGHQTCCECGPDLQMCPICRAPIHTRIKLY; via the exons ATGGGGACAGGGAACTCAAAGGAGAATTGGAGACAGGAGTCTTCATCATCGTCTAGGTCAGCTTCTTCACCTTCAgcagcatcttcttcttcatgggcTTCTCATCAAAGCTATCCTCAATACGGTCCTGATAGCTATACCTATCCTCCTACACCTTCCTATGCTCCTCCACCTCCTGAGTATACACACCCTCCTCCTTCACCTTCATACACCACTCAGCCTTATTCTCAACCTCCGCCTTCTCAAAGCTTTGGCAATAATAAGAAGAGGTTGGAGCGGAAGTACTCCAAAATCTCTGATGAGTACTCCTCTTTAGAGCAG GTGACGGAGGCTCTTGCAGGTGCTGGTCTAGAATCTTCTAATCTCATTGTTGGTATTGATTTCACCAAGAGCAATGAATGGACAGGAGCCAGGTCCTTTAATAGGAAAAGCCTACACTTCATAGGCAACAGTCCCAATCCTTATGAACAAGCGATAACCATCATAGGAAGAACCTTAGCCGCCTTTGACGAAGACAACTTGATTCCATGTTACGGTTTTGGAGATGCGTCGACACATGATCAAGACGTGTTTAGTTTCAATCCTGATGATAGGTTCTGTAATGGGTTTGAGGAAGTGCTTGGTCGGTATAAAGAGATTGTCCCTCAGCTTAAGCTAgcag GTCCAACCTCATTTGCTCCGATCATTGATATGGCCATGACCATTGTCGAGCAGAGTGGCGGCCAGTATCACGTCTTAGTGATAATAGCAGACGGGCAGGTTACCAGAAGTGTTGACACTGAAAATGGGCAGTTAAGTCCGCAAGAACAGAAGACTGTGGATGCTATCGTGCAAGCAAG TAAGCTTCCTCTATCAATAGTCTTAGTTGGGGTTGGTGATGGACCATGGGACATGATGAGGGAGTTTGACGACAACATTCCCTCCAGAGCTTTTGATAACTTCCAA TTTGTGAACTTCACAGAGATAATGTCAAAGAACAAAGCTCAGTCCTTTAAAGAAACAGAGTTTGCTCTTTCTGCTCTCATGGAGATTCCTCAACAATACAAGGCGACATTAGAGCTTAACCTTCTAGG AAGAAGGAATGGGTATATACCGGAACGATTCCCTCTTCCACCTCCAATGCATGGTGGATACAACAAGCCAAAGGCTACTCCTCGTGTTTCAAGTTTCAATCCGAGTGTACCTCCTTATCCAACTGAAAGCTATCCAGTAAGGTCTAGTCCTGCACCGCCAGCTACTACAACCTCTGCTTCTGATAACCAA CTATGTCCGATTTGTCTGAGCAACCCTAAAGACATGGCCTTTGGTTGTGGCCATCAG ACATGCTGCGAGTGTGGACCGGATCTTCAAATGTGTCCCATTTGCCGTGCACCAATCCACACAAGAATAAAGCTCTACTAG
- the LOC106370550 gene encoding cytochrome P450 724B1-like has protein sequence MLVFIFFAFGFVFLSILILHKLVSKQNETTDHHSSLSGSMGWPFIGETISFFKPHRSDSIGTFLQQHVSRYGKVFKSNICGGKAIVSCEQELNMFILQNEGKLFTSDYPKAMHDILGEYSLLLVTGEVHRKLKNVIISFINLTKSKPEFLLCAENLSISMLASWKNCREIEFHNEAKMFTLSVMVNQLLSIKPEDPARRYVLQDFLSYMKGFISLPVPLPGTAYTDAIKARKRLSARVMEMIKSRENKEEEMNKALREEDFLDVIMSNEDLNYKEKVSIVLDILLGGFETSATLLSLVVYFLAKSPSLLQKLKEEHEAIRAKKGDGELLNWEDYQKMEFTQCAMSEALRCGNIVKTVHRKATHDIKFKEYVIPKGWKVFPIFTAVHLDPSLHENPFEFNPMRWTDKAKMNRKTTAFGGGVRVCPGGELGKLQIAFFLHHLVLSYRWQTKSDEMPIAHPYVEFKRGMLLEIDPTS, from the exons ATGCTGGTCTTCATCTTTTTTGCGTTTGGATTTGTCTTTCTCTCTATTTTGATTCTTCACAAATTAGTATCTAAGCAAAATGAAACAACAGATCATCACTCATCTCTAAGTGGTAGCATGGGATGGCCGTTTATTGGAGAAACTATTTCTTTCTTCAAGCCTCATAGATCAGACTCCATAGGCACATTCTTGCAACAACATGTTTCACG GTATGGAAAAGTATTCAAGTCAAATATATGTGGTGGTAAAGCCATAGTCTCATGTGAACAAGAACTGAACATGTTCATACTTCAAAACGAAGGGAAGTTATTTACATCAGATTATCCAAAAGCGATGCATGACATTCTCGGCGAATATTCCCTCTTATTAGTCACTGGAGAAGTTCACAGGAAACTAAAAAATGTTATCATTAGCTTCATCAATCTTACAAAGTCGAAACCTGAGTTTCTTCTCTGCGCAGAGAATCTCTCCATCTCGATGCTAGCGTCATGGAAAAATTGCCGAGAAATCGAATTCCATAACGAAGCTAAAAtg TTTACTCTTAGTGTTATGGTAAACCAACTCTTGAGCATCAAACCAGAAGACCCCGCAAGACGTTATGTATTGCAAGATTTTTTATCTTATATGAAAGGGTTTATATCATTACCAGTGCCGCTTCCAGGAACGGCTTATACAGACGCAATTAAG GCAAGGAAGAGATTGTCCGCGAGGGTTATGGAGATGATCAAATCAagagaaaataaagaagaagagatgaataAAGCATTACGAGAAGAAGATTTTCTAGATGTGATAATGTCAAATGAGGATCTAAACTATAAAGAGAAAGTTAGCATTGTACTAGACATTTTGCTTGGGGGCTTTGAAACAAGTGCAACTCTTCTTTCCTTGGTTGTCTATTTTCTTGCTAAATCTCCAAGTCTCCTTCAAAAACTCAAG GAAGAACATGAAGCCATTAGAGCCAAGAAAGGAGATGGCGAACTCTTGAACTGGGAAGATTATCAGAAGATGGAATTCACCCAATGT GCCATGTCTGAAGCACTGCGATGTGGAAATATTGTCAAGACGGTCCATAGAAAAGCTACTCACGACATTAAATTCAAAG AATATGTGATTCCAAAGGGATGGAAGGTGTTTCCTATTTTCACAGCAGTACATCTTGATCCATCTCTCCATGAAAATCCTTTTGAATTCAATCCCATGAGATGGACC gaTAAGGCCAAGATGAACAGAAAAACGACGGCGTTTGGAGGAGGAGTAAGAGTGTGTCCTGGTGGTGAACTTGGAAAACTCCAAATTGCttttttccttcatcatcttGTCCTATCTTACAG GTGGCAAACAAAGTCAGATGAAATGCCAATAGCGCATCCTTACGTGGAGTTTAAGAGAGGCATGCTTTTGGAGATCGACCCAACAAGTTAA
- the LOC106372097 gene encoding uncharacterized protein LOC106372097 yields MAKSLHFTRLMSSSARMALSSHFPFSIKPRIIHKPYFFSSTPYPLQYDMIINRPTQSSLSQPRRRPPRAIESTSPDPAEPDFDSWVDNKLASEREKGRPGSGDPEMDKEKRKYYSKRRKRLYGSDSEDEGRRKSDEGFVELKPEVVEFDRLHQREEELYFYDTFAYPWEKDKHYKMVYQLEKKYFPDQGLDKAFLQPGESPKGDGSVKVSGKKSVAYGGKKRIDESDDGDEKLLFFDEVKVKEKEKVVEESVTEKKVEQFFKGLTKSGNERGVASGGGGGGDGEPFLVTRNGELPPRWDGPNGTVLLVNKPKGWTSFTVCGKLRRIVKVKKVGHAGTLDPMATGLLMVCVGKATKVVDRYQGMIKGYSGVFRLGEATSTLDADSPVIQREPWDHIKDDDIKKALTSFLGEIWQVPPMFSAIKVGGEKMYDKARRGETVELSPRRISIFQFDIERSLDDRQNLIFRVVCSKGTYIRSLCADLAKALGSCAHLTALRRDSIGEYSANDAWEFNELEAAITKNYF; encoded by the exons ATGGCGAAATCTCTACACTTCACCAGACTAATGTCTTCTTCAGCAAGAATGGCTCTCTCCTCTCACTTCCCCTTCTCAATCAAACCGAGAATCATCCATAAACCCTACTTCTTCTCCTCAACGCCGTACCCACTCCAATACGACATGATCATCAACCGCCCCACACAGTCTTCCCTCTCTCAACCCCGACGTCGACCTCCTCGAGCCATCGAATCCACTTCTCCGGACCCAGCAGAACCAGATTTCGATTCCTGGGTGGACAACAAACTCGCCTCGGAGCGCGAGAAGGGCCGACCTGGCTCCGGAGATCCAGAGATGGATAAGGAGAAGAGGAAGTACTATAGCAAGAGGAGGAAGAGGCTGTACGGATCCGATTCCGAGGATGAGGGGAGGAGGAAATCAGATGAAGGATTCGTGGAGCTGAAGCCTGAGGTGGTGGAGTTTGATAGGTTGCATCAGAGGGAGGAGGAGTTGTATTTCTACGATACGTTTGCGTATCCGTGGGAGAAGGATAAGCATTATAAGATGGTGTATCAGTTGGAGAAGAAGTATTTTCCTGATCAGGGATTGGATAAGGCGTTCTTGCAGCCTGGAGAGTCTCCTAAGGGTGATGGGTCCGTGAAAGTTAGTGGGAAGAAGAGTGTAGCTTATGGTGGGAAGAAAAGGATTGATGAGAGTGACGATGGTGATGAAAAGTTGCTGTTTTTTGATGAAGTGAAGGttaaggagaaggagaaggtggTAGAGGAGAGTGTTACTGAGAAGAAAGTGGAGCAGTTTTTCAAGGGTTTGACGAAGTCAGGTAATGAGAGAGGTGTGgctagtggtggtggtggtggtggtgatggagAGCCTTTTCTTGTGACGAGGAACGGTGAGCTTCCTCCTAGGTGGGATGGTCCTAACGGTACAGTGCTTTTGGTCAACAAACCCAAAG GATGGACTTCATTCACTGTCTGTGGTAAGCTACGAAGAATAGTCAAAGTGAAAAAG GTTGGTCATGCTGGGACACTTGATCCCATGGCTACTGGTCTCTTAATGGTCTGTGTTGGTAAAGCCACCAAGGTGGTTGACAG GTACCAAGGTATGATCAAAGGTTATAGCGGAGTTTTTCGTCTTGGTGAAGCCACTTCAACTTTAGACGCGGACTCTCCT GTGATTCAACGAGAGCCTTGGGATCATATTAAAGACGATGACATTAAGAAAGCTTTGACATCATTTCTTGGCGAGATATGGCAAGTTCCTCCAATGTTCTCAGCTATTAAA GTTGGAGGTGAGAAGATGTATGACAAGGCAAGAAGAGGTGAAACCGTAGAGCTTTCTCCCAGACGAATCTCTATTTTTCAGTTTGACATTGAACGCAGTTTAGATGACAG ACAAAATCTGATCTTCCGGGTTGTATGCTCTAAGGGTACATACATAAGATCTCTCTGCGCAGATCTTGCTAAAGCTCTTGGAAG TTGTGCTCACCTCACTGCTCTCCGGCGAGACTCAATCG GTGAATATTCTGCTAACGATGCTTGGGAGTTCAATGAGTTAGAAGCAGCAATCACCAAAAACTACTTCTAG
- the LOC106372100 gene encoding uncharacterized protein LOC106372100, translating into MSDGYYNSKKTDDICDDVCGQDGSRAGKAFSRVRCILRGLDFKTYIFFFTIIPLFVFGVYLHGQKLTYFLRPLWESPPKPFQTLPHYYHPNASMETLCSLHGWKHRESPRRVFDAVLFSNEVDMLTIRWKELYPYITQFVILESNSTFTGLPKPLVFAANRGEFEFVEPRLAYGNIGGRFKRGENPFVEEAYQRIALDQLIRLAGIEEDDLLIMSDVDEIPSAHTIDLLRWCDGYPPVLHLQLKNYLYSFEYFIDSKSWRASVHRYKPGKTRYAHFRQGDTLLADSGWHCSFCFRRISEFVFKMKAYSHTDRVRFSHYLNPERIQDVICKGTDLFDMFPEEYTFREIIAKLGPIPRSYSAVHLPGHLIEKAESYKYLLPGNCLRESG; encoded by the exons ATGTCCGATGGATACTACAATTCTAAGAAGACGGACGATATCTGCGATGATGTTTGCGGACAG GATGGTTCTAGAGCAGGGAAGGCCTTTTCAAGGGTGAGATGTATACTACGAGGACTCGATTTCAAGAcatacatcttcttcttcaccatcatcCCTTTATTTGTCTTCGGAGTCTATCTACACGGGCAGAAGCTCACATACTTCTTGAGACCGCTCTGGGAATCACCACCTAAGCCATTTCAAACGCTTCCTCATTACTACCATCCCAACGCCTCCATGGAAACGCTCTGCAGCCTCCACGGGTGGAAACACCGCGAGTCTCCAAGACGCGTCTTCGACGCCGTCTTGTTCAGCAACGAAGTCGACATGCTCACCATCCGCTGGAAAGAGCTCTACCCTTACATCACCCAGTTCGTGATCCTCGAGTCCAACTCCACCTTCACCGGTTTACCTAAACCGCTTGTTTTCGCCGCGAACCGGGGGGAGTTCGAGTTCGTGGAGCCGAGGCTGGCGTACGGGAACATCGGAGGAAGGTTCAAGAGAGGCGAGAACCCTTTCGTGGAAGAGGCTTACCAGAGGATCGCGTTGGATCAGCTTATAAGGCTCGCGGGGATCGAAGAAGACGATTTGTTGATCATGTCTGATGTAGATGAGATCCCCAGCGCTCACACCATCGACCTCCTTAGGTGGTGCGATGGTTACCCGCCGGTTCTTCATCTCCAGCTTAAGAACTACTTGTACTCGTTTGAGTATTTCATCGACAGCAAAAGCTGGAGAGCTTCTGTTCATCGGTACAAGCCGGGGAAGACGCGGTACGCTCATTTTCGTCAGGGCGACACGCTTTTGGCAGACTCTGGTTGGCATTGCAGCTTCTGTTTCAGGCGCATCAGCGAGTTTGTGTTCAAGATGAAAGCCTACAGTCACACCGACCGTGTTAGGTTCTCTCATTATCTGAATCCGGAGAGAATACAAGATGTGATATGTAAAGGAACTGATCTGTTCGACATGTTTCCTGAGGAGTATACGTTCAGGGAGATCATCGCGAAGCTAGGTCCGATACCGAGGTCGTATTCAGCTGTTCATCTTCCAGGTCATTTGATCGAAAAGGCTGAGAGTTACAAGTACTTGTTACCTGGGAACTGTTTAAGGGAAAGTGGATGA
- the BNAA10G19310D gene encoding uncharacterized protein BNAA10G19310D, translated as MASSPKITNLPYKRLSLEDDVFDETTRRSSSYPYRLKRVLSLRGRRRIRVRVKIRRFRGFVRKKASKVKIGVLKILKRLKESQSHFGDLFAGNYLFMQVNPSSLNTKYVFDRSFQVQNGNLPPSKVSLPRVLM; from the exons ATGGCTTCTTCTCCCAAGATCACCAATCTCCCTTACAAGAGGCTTTCTCTAGAAGATGATGTCTTCGACGAAACAACAAGAAGATCGTCATCATATCCATACAG GTTAAAGAGAGTGTTGTCACTGAGAGGAAGGAGGAGGATCAGGGTTAGAGTTAAGATTCGGAGATTTAGGGGATTTGTGAGGAAGAAAGCCAGTAAGGTTAAAATtggagttttaaaaatattgaagaggTTGAAGGAGAGTCAATCACACTTTGGTGATCTCTTTGCTGGTAATTACCTGTTCATGCAAGTTAATCCTTCTTCTCTTAACACTAAGTATGTCTTCGACCGATCTTTTCAAGTTCAAAATGGTAACTTACCTCCCTCTAAAGTATCTCTTCCTAGAGTTCTTATGTAA
- the LOC106418488 gene encoding alpha/beta hydrolase domain-containing protein 17B-like, whose protein sequence is MGGVTSSVAAKFAFFPPSPASYRLITDEMTGLLVMNPFPHRENVEISKLPTRRGTEIVAMYVRHPMATSTLLYSHGNAADLGQMYELFIELSIHLKVNLMGYDYSGYGQSTGKPSEHNTYADIEAAYKCLEETYGAKQEDVILYGQSVGSGPTLDLAARLPQLRAVVLHSPILSGLRVMYPVKKTYWFDIYKNIDKIPLVNCPVLVIHGTSDEVVDCSHGKQLWELSKEKYEPLWLEGGNHCDLEQYPEYIKHLKKFIATVERSLSSRKSTCQSETQSSDVEMPRQSVDRREKPRQSVDRRDKEKPPKSQSKKSKLRITFEQHLDRSRRSVDLHEKARKSVDHYSHHHQNNHEIERGRKSVDRLDRVRSE, encoded by the exons atgggaggTGTGACGTCATCAGTTGCGGCGAAGTTCGCTTTCTTCCCACCGAGTCCAGCCTCTTACAGGCTGATAACCGACGAAATGACCGGACTTCTCGTGATGAACCCGTTTCCTCACCGCGAAAACGTGGAGATATCGAAGCTGCCGACACGTAGAGGAACAGAGATCGTGGCTATGTACGTGAGACACCCGATGGCTACATCAACTCTGCTTTATTCACATGGAAACGCAGCCGATCTGGGTCAGATGTATGAGCTCTTCATCGAATTGAGCATCCATCTTAAGGTTAATCTTATGGG GTATGATTACTCTGGGTATGGACAATCTACTGGAAAG CCAAGTGAGCACAATACATATGCTGATATTGAAGCTGCTTATAAATGTCTTGAAGAGACCTATGGAGCAAAACAGGAAGACGTTATCCTCTATGGCCAATCCGTAGGAAGTGGACCTACGTTAGACCTCGCTGCAAGATTACCTCAGTTAAGAGCTGTTGTTCTCCATAGCCCGATTCTTTCAGGTCTAAGAGTTATGTATCCTGTGAAGAAGACGTACTGGTTCGACATCTACAAG aATATCGACAAGATCCCACTTGTGAATTGCCCTGTTCTTGTCATTCAC GGAACTAGTGATGAAGTTGTTGACTGTTCCCATGGAAAACAACTATGGGAACTCTCTAAAGAGAAGTACGAACCGCTTTGGCTCGAAGGCGGTAACCATTGTGATCTAGAACAGTACCCTGAATACATCAAACACCTCAAGAAGTTCATCGCAACCGTAGAGAGATCTCTCTCCTCTAGGAAGAGCACATGCCAATCAGAAACCCAGAGCAGCGATGTTGAAATGCCGAGGCAGAGCGTTGACAGAAGAGAGAAGCCAAGACAAAGCGTTGATAGAAGGGATAAAGAGAAACCACCAAAGAGTCAGTCCAAGAAGAGTAAGCTGAGAATCACTTTTGAGCAGCATTTGGATCGGTCGAGGAGGAGCGTTGACCTTCACGAGAAGGCAAGGAAGAGCGTTGACCACTatagtcatcatcatcagaataATCATGAGATTGAGAGAGGAAGGAAGAGTGTTGATAGATTGGACAGAGTACGGTCGGAATAA
- the LOC106372101 gene encoding glycosyltransferase BC10, producing MMKKKASQQKLRSRWKRNLFATLIFAFCLGSFVYFQARYIGITASLKPRLDQKPQIAFLFIARNRLPLEFVWDAFFLGEDGKFSIYVHSRPGFVLSEATTQSKYFLNRQVNDSIQVEWGEATMIEAERVLLRHALRDPFNHRFVFLSDSCIPLYSFSYTYNYIMSTETSFVDSFADTKDKRYNPRMNPVIHVDNWRKGSQWVVLNRKHAEIVVNDTIVLPMFQQHCRRKSLPEFWRDRPVPAEGWKEHNCIPDEHYVQTLLAQKGVDSELTRRSLTHSAWDLTSTKSNERRGWHPMTYKFSDATPHLIQSIKGIDNINYETEYRREWCTSKGKPAPCFLFARKFTRPAALRLLRESILLKDKEQDS from the exons atgatgaagaagaaggcgtCGCAGCAGAAGCTGAGGTCCAGATGGAAGAGGAACCTATTCGCCACGTTGATCTTCGCTTTCTGCTTGGGGAGCTTCGTCTACTTCCAAGCTCGTTACATCGGAATCACCGCGTCGCTCAAGCCTCGTCTCGATCAGAAACCTCAGATCGCATTCCTCTTCATCGCGAGGAATCGTCTCCCTCTCGAGTTCGTCTGGGATGCCTTCTTTCTG GGTGAGGATGGCAAGTTCTCTATATATGTACACTCTAGACCTGGATTCGTCCTCAGCGAGGCTACTACTCAATCCAAGTACTTCTTGAATCGCCAAGTTAATGATAGTATACAG GTGGAGTGGGGAGAGGCAACCATGATTGAAGCAGAACGTGTATTGCTCAGACATGCACTTAGAGATCCGTTTAATCACcgctttgtttttctttctgatAG CTGCATACCTCTGTACAGTTTCAGCTACACGTATAACTACATCATGTCGACAGAAACTAGTTTCGTTGATAG CTTTGCGGATACAAAAGATAAGCGTTATAATCCTAGAATGAATCCCGTAATTCATGTTGATAACTGGAGAAAAGGATCACAG TGGGTCGTTCTGAATAGAAAACACGCAGAGATTGTGGTGAACGATACCATCGTCTTGCCTATGTTTCAGCAGCATTGCAGG CGGAAATCACTTCCAGAGTTTTGGCGAGATCGTCCTGTA CCAGCTGAAGGTTGGAAGGAACACAACTGTATACCTGATGAGCACTACGTTCAGACACTGCTAGCT CAAAAGGGTGTCGATAGCGAACTCACAAGACGGTCATTAACACACTCAGCTTGGGACCTTACTTCAACTAAAAGTAATGAACGTCGTGGATGGCATCCTATGACTTACAAGTTTTCCGATGCTACTCCTCACCTCATACAGTCTATTAAG GGAATCGACAATATCAACTATGAGACGGAATACAGGCGAGAATGGTGTACTAGTAAAGGGAAACCGGCACCGTGTTTCCTCTTTGCACGGAAGTTCACTCGTCCCGCCGCTCTCCGCCTCCTCCGTGAG TCTATCTTGTTGAAGGACAAAGAGCAAGACAGTTAA